Proteins encoded within one genomic window of Kibdelosporangium phytohabitans:
- a CDS encoding YebC/PmpR family DNA-binding transcriptional regulator translates to MSGHSKWATTKHKKAALDAKRGKLFAKLIKNIEVAARTGGGDPDGNPTLYDAMQKARKNSVPLDNIERARKRGAGEEAGGAEWQTIMYEGYGPNGVALLVECLTDNRNRAAGEVRTAMTRNGGSMADPGSVSYLFNRKGVVLIPSNDLSEDDVLMAVIDAGAEEVNNLGESFEIVSEATDLVAVRKAVQDAGYDYESAESSFLPSVSVPLDVDGAKKVFKLIDALEDCDDVQNVFANFDVSDDILAAVDA, encoded by the coding sequence ATGAGCGGCCACTCCAAGTGGGCGACTACCAAGCACAAGAAGGCCGCCCTCGACGCCAAGCGTGGCAAGCTGTTCGCGAAGCTGATCAAGAACATCGAGGTCGCCGCGCGGACCGGCGGGGGCGACCCGGACGGCAACCCCACGCTGTACGACGCCATGCAGAAGGCGCGCAAGAACTCGGTCCCGCTGGACAACATCGAGCGCGCCCGCAAACGCGGCGCCGGTGAAGAAGCCGGTGGTGCCGAATGGCAGACGATCATGTACGAGGGCTACGGCCCGAACGGCGTGGCGCTGCTGGTCGAGTGCCTGACCGACAACCGCAACCGCGCGGCGGGCGAAGTGCGTACCGCCATGACGCGCAACGGCGGCTCGATGGCGGACCCCGGCTCGGTGTCGTACCTGTTCAACCGCAAGGGCGTCGTGCTGATCCCCTCGAACGACCTGTCCGAGGACGACGTGCTGATGGCCGTCATCGACGCGGGCGCGGAAGAGGTCAACAACCTCGGCGAGAGCTTCGAGATCGTCTCCGAGGCGACGGACCTGGTGGCCGTGCGCAAGGCGGTGCAGGACGCGGGCTACGACTACGAGTCGGCCGAGTCCAGCTTCCTGCCGTCGGTGTCGGTGCCGTTGGACGTGGACGGCGCGAAGAAGGTCTTCAAGCTGATCGACGCGTTGGAAGACTGCGACGACGTGCAGAACGTGTTCGCCAACTTCGATGTAAGCGACGACATCCTGGCGGCTGTCGACGCGTGA
- the pdxT gene encoding pyridoxal 5'-phosphate synthase glutaminase subunit PdxT: protein MTAQPVVGVLALQGDVREHAAALTECDVRVQPVRRAEELDGVHGIVLPGGESTTMSRLLETFDLLQPLKARIADGLPAYGSCAGMIMLASKVLDGRPDQHQLDGIDMIVRRNAFGRQVDSFEEDLEFTGIDGGPMHAVFIRAPWVESVSPEVEVLATVPDTETAGAAAGRIVAVRQRSVLATAFHPELTGDKRVHRLFTEIVRAS, encoded by the coding sequence GTGACAGCTCAGCCAGTCGTCGGTGTACTCGCGCTGCAGGGCGACGTGCGGGAGCACGCGGCTGCCCTCACGGAGTGTGACGTGCGGGTCCAGCCGGTGCGCCGGGCCGAGGAACTCGACGGCGTGCACGGCATCGTGCTGCCCGGCGGCGAGTCCACGACCATGTCGCGGCTGCTGGAGACGTTCGACCTGCTCCAGCCGCTCAAGGCGCGGATCGCGGACGGCCTGCCCGCGTACGGCTCGTGCGCGGGCATGATCATGCTGGCCTCGAAGGTGCTGGACGGCAGGCCCGACCAGCACCAGCTCGACGGCATCGACATGATCGTGCGCCGCAACGCGTTCGGCAGGCAGGTCGACTCGTTCGAGGAGGACCTGGAGTTCACCGGCATCGACGGCGGGCCGATGCACGCCGTGTTCATCCGCGCCCCGTGGGTGGAGTCGGTGTCGCCGGAGGTGGAAGTGCTCGCTACGGTGCCGGATACGGAAACGGCGGGAGCGGCCGCCGGTAGGATCGTCGCGGTTCGGCAACGGTCCGTGCTGGCCACCGCCTTCCACCCGGAACTCACCGGCGACAAGCGGGTGCACCGGCTGTTCACGGAGATAGTTCGGGCGTCCTGA
- a CDS encoding SRPBCC domain-containing protein, with amino-acid sequence MQENEVVTSIVIDAPPDRVWHVLTAFDQYGRWHPTLEIRRGEPVPGSPIQMRIAAGTAAERAAEGTVLEATANHVLSWEGGMPGLLYGHHRFELAEQDGRTHLTNRESFTGSMVAEVMAGGREVLLAEFDAANQALKAYAEA; translated from the coding sequence ATGCAGGAAAATGAAGTGGTCACGTCCATCGTCATCGACGCGCCGCCGGACCGGGTCTGGCACGTCCTCACCGCTTTCGACCAGTACGGACGCTGGCACCCGACACTGGAGATCCGCCGCGGCGAACCCGTCCCCGGATCGCCGATCCAGATGCGCATCGCCGCCGGCACGGCGGCCGAACGCGCGGCCGAGGGCACAGTGCTCGAAGCGACGGCGAACCACGTGCTGAGCTGGGAAGGAGGCATGCCCGGTCTGCTGTACGGGCATCACCGGTTCGAACTGGCCGAGCAGGACGGCCGCACGCACCTGACCAACCGCGAGAGCTTCACCGGGTCGATGGTCGCCGAGGTCATGGCCGGTGGCCGGGAGGTCCTCCTCGCCGAGTTCGACGCGGCCAACCAGGCGCTGAAGGCGTACGCCGAAGCCTGA
- a CDS encoding TetR/AcrR family transcriptional regulator, translating to MVDAAIELFAQQGFPGTGVAAIAERAGITPSAVIHHFGSKDAVLQAVLDEYDARAVARVARRAGGVDGLVEQLIADAEYMISERGLALVHVVLQAEHLDGHSSVRERFRERSRVLRGHIAAVVGSERPDMDAGAVATELLAFLEGAVTLWLLDPGTVDLPALYRGYLGRLFRPAEGSTA from the coding sequence ATCGTCGATGCCGCCATCGAACTGTTCGCGCAGCAGGGCTTCCCGGGTACGGGTGTCGCGGCGATCGCCGAACGAGCGGGCATCACCCCGTCGGCGGTGATCCACCACTTCGGTTCGAAGGACGCCGTGCTGCAGGCCGTCCTCGACGAGTACGACGCACGCGCGGTCGCGCGTGTCGCACGGCGGGCGGGTGGCGTCGACGGGCTGGTCGAGCAGCTCATCGCCGACGCGGAGTACATGATCAGCGAACGCGGGCTCGCCTTGGTGCACGTGGTGCTGCAGGCCGAACACCTGGACGGCCATTCGTCTGTGCGTGAGCGCTTCCGCGAGCGCTCCAGGGTGCTGCGCGGTCACATCGCCGCGGTCGTCGGCAGCGAACGGCCGGACATGGACGCCGGAGCCGTCGCCACGGAGCTGCTCGCCTTCCTGGAAGGCGCGGTCACCCTGTGGCTGCTCGACCCCGGCACCGTTGACCTGCCCGCGCTCTACCGCGGGTACCTCGGCCGGTTGTTCCGGCCGGCCGAGGGCAGCACGGCCTAG
- a CDS encoding amino acid permease, whose translation MDSVDEDGYQKALGKRQVQMIAIGGAIGVGLFLGAGGKLNQAGPSLVLSYALCGIAAYFVMRALGELVMHEPSSGSFVTYARKFIGPWAGFASGWMYWVNWAMTGIAEITAVAIYVHRWLPDVPQWITAMVALGVLLAVNLLSVKLFGELEFWFSLIKVLAIVVFLVVGIGLVVTAADIGGTHAGVANLTEHQGFFPAGVGIALMTLQAVIFAYSAIELVGIAAGETKDPEKILPKAINSVVWRIAIFYVGSVLLLAMLLPWPFYNGGESPFVTVFSRLGIPGIGDIMNAVVLTAALSSCNSGLYSTGRILRALAAKGEAPKFVGKMSARHVPYGGILFTAVAYVFGVVLNYLVPKEAFDIAIAIASLGVVATWATLIMCQMRLRQAALRGELERPSYRMPGAPYTGWATLGFLALVIVLMAFSDGAERIAFYSLPAIVIVLAIGWRVISRRRASESISLD comes from the coding sequence ATGGACTCGGTCGACGAAGACGGATACCAAAAGGCGCTGGGCAAACGCCAGGTGCAGATGATCGCCATCGGTGGCGCCATCGGCGTCGGGCTGTTCCTCGGCGCGGGCGGGAAGCTCAACCAGGCCGGTCCGTCGCTCGTGCTCTCGTACGCGCTGTGCGGTATCGCCGCGTACTTCGTCATGCGCGCACTGGGCGAGCTGGTCATGCACGAACCCAGCTCCGGCAGCTTCGTGACGTACGCCCGGAAGTTCATCGGCCCGTGGGCGGGCTTCGCCTCGGGCTGGATGTACTGGGTGAACTGGGCGATGACCGGCATCGCCGAGATCACGGCGGTGGCGATCTACGTGCACCGCTGGCTGCCCGACGTGCCGCAGTGGATCACCGCGATGGTCGCGCTCGGCGTGCTGCTCGCGGTCAACCTGCTGTCGGTGAAGCTGTTCGGTGAGCTGGAGTTCTGGTTCTCGCTGATCAAGGTGCTGGCCATCGTGGTGTTCCTGGTGGTCGGCATCGGCCTGGTGGTGACCGCCGCGGACATCGGCGGGACGCACGCGGGCGTGGCCAACCTGACCGAGCACCAGGGGTTCTTCCCGGCGGGAGTCGGCATCGCGCTGATGACGCTGCAGGCCGTGATCTTCGCGTACTCCGCGATCGAGCTGGTCGGCATCGCGGCGGGGGAGACCAAGGACCCGGAGAAGATCCTGCCGAAGGCGATCAACAGCGTGGTCTGGCGGATCGCGATCTTCTACGTCGGCTCGGTGCTGCTGCTGGCCATGCTGCTGCCGTGGCCGTTCTACAACGGCGGCGAGAGCCCGTTCGTCACGGTCTTCTCGCGGCTGGGCATCCCCGGCATCGGCGACATCATGAACGCGGTCGTCCTCACCGCCGCGCTCTCGTCGTGCAACTCCGGTCTCTACTCGACCGGGCGCATCCTGCGTGCGCTGGCCGCGAAGGGCGAGGCGCCGAAGTTCGTCGGCAAGATGAGCGCGCGGCACGTGCCCTACGGCGGCATCCTGTTCACGGCGGTCGCCTACGTGTTCGGCGTGGTGCTGAACTACCTCGTGCCCAAGGAGGCGTTCGACATCGCGATCGCCATCGCGTCACTGGGCGTGGTCGCGACCTGGGCGACGTTGATCATGTGCCAGATGCGGCTGCGCCAGGCGGCGTTGCGCGGCGAACTGGAACGCCCCTCCTATCGCATGCCGGGCGCGCCGTACACCGGGTGGGCCACGCTCGGTTTCCTCGCGCTGGTCATCGTGCTGATGGCGTTCTCCGACGGCGCCGAGCGGATCGCGTTCTACTCGTTGCCCGCGATCGTGATCGTGCTGGCCATCGGCTGGCGGGTGATCTCGCGCCGCCGGGCGTCGGAGTCGATCTCGCTCGACTAG
- a CDS encoding AfsR/SARP family transcriptional regulator encodes MGEPSVLSYRLLGPLCVLRDGTGIRLGAPQARAVLALLLMASGEVVTRDRIADQLWGDEPPASSKVQIQGLVSHLRRALAGAAIVTHGAGYSMDVTHRDDERFGRLVAEGRELIDDGQLEAGARKLRTALDLWRGEYLADIDIPAARGTAAQLAELRLGTIEDRIAIDLDLGHSAQVTPELTDLIEEHPFRERLRGQLMTALARSGRIAEALTAYDTWRRVLNDELGVQPSPALRALHGGILRAEPGLRPLSYATHRPGAPRQLPPDIPDFVGRNEILDAGLRRVLLLTGPGGIGKSTLAIRLAHRVERRFPDGQLFASLRATGAEPSAPVAVLGRFLRALGVPTDMVPTELAASAGLFQDMLNGRRMLVVLDDALDEHQIRPLLPDDPGCAAIVTSRHPLRAADSDVDTVELTGLPVGDMSTLLSGLLAGGVPGGDLAELHALCAGSPLAVRIVGGRMAERPQWTVAHVVRSLSAGRDRLPSPDRAVRSSFLLSHRELRPDAKQLLRALGAMRGSDFPGWVATALLGGDEARPLLAELVARHMVQRVGPDRYRMHDLLRALAEDSSARMPDNAVERVLGGWLWLAESAASHLPPNVLRAAPGAAPRWPMPGAGVDGDSLTWFDAEHSALEAAITLAADVGLGGFAWELAAVCSTYFEHRGLFDDWLRCCLLALPAARRSGCDRGVAALLRNIGQVHIFHDRYPQAAAAVTESFEISERIGDRPGMARGLSGRAIVARELDRFDEAMPYFRRALAIFTETGDLHGAIQVRNNVAQIRMRQGLFDDAQACLDESLRACAVLDDDHRTASVLRVYGRLCLEREDAPGAVGHLGRALEIVDAMRDERCTAHARLLLGRAHTMLGDYEAARNALRTASVQFVETGNGRSEATCARLLGELFPAHDRL; translated from the coding sequence GTGGGGGAACCGAGTGTGCTGAGCTACCGGCTGCTGGGACCGCTGTGCGTGCTGCGGGATGGCACCGGGATCCGGCTCGGCGCACCGCAGGCACGGGCTGTGCTCGCGCTGCTGCTGATGGCGTCGGGCGAGGTCGTGACCCGTGACCGGATCGCCGACCAGCTGTGGGGCGACGAGCCGCCCGCCTCGTCGAAGGTGCAGATCCAGGGGCTGGTCTCGCACCTGCGCCGCGCGCTGGCAGGCGCGGCGATCGTGACCCACGGCGCCGGGTACTCGATGGACGTCACACACCGTGACGACGAACGGTTCGGCCGGCTGGTCGCCGAGGGGCGCGAGCTGATCGACGACGGGCAACTCGAAGCCGGGGCGCGCAAGCTGCGGACCGCGCTGGACCTGTGGCGCGGCGAGTACCTCGCGGACATCGACATCCCGGCCGCGCGCGGCACCGCGGCGCAACTGGCGGAACTGCGCCTCGGGACGATCGAGGACCGCATCGCGATCGATCTCGACCTGGGCCACAGCGCCCAGGTCACACCGGAGCTGACGGACCTGATCGAGGAGCACCCGTTCCGCGAACGGCTGCGCGGCCAGCTGATGACGGCGTTGGCGCGGTCCGGCCGGATCGCGGAAGCCCTGACGGCGTACGACACCTGGCGTCGAGTGCTCAACGACGAACTCGGTGTGCAGCCGTCACCGGCGTTGCGCGCGCTGCACGGCGGCATCCTGCGCGCCGAACCCGGCCTGCGGCCCTTGAGCTACGCGACACACCGGCCCGGCGCGCCACGGCAGCTGCCACCGGACATCCCGGATTTCGTCGGCCGGAACGAGATCCTCGACGCGGGGCTGCGCCGCGTGCTGCTGCTCACCGGGCCGGGCGGGATCGGCAAGTCCACGCTGGCGATCAGGCTGGCACACCGAGTCGAACGGCGGTTCCCGGACGGTCAGCTGTTCGCGTCGCTGCGCGCGACCGGCGCCGAGCCGTCGGCACCGGTGGCGGTGCTCGGCCGGTTCCTGCGTGCGTTGGGCGTGCCCACCGACATGGTGCCGACCGAGCTCGCCGCCTCTGCCGGACTGTTCCAGGACATGCTCAACGGACGGCGGATGCTGGTGGTGCTGGACGACGCGCTCGACGAGCACCAGATCCGGCCGCTGCTGCCGGACGACCCGGGCTGCGCCGCCATCGTGACCAGCCGCCATCCGCTGCGGGCGGCGGATTCCGATGTGGACACAGTGGAGCTGACCGGCTTGCCCGTCGGTGACATGAGCACCTTGCTGTCCGGCTTGCTGGCGGGCGGGGTGCCGGGCGGCGACTTGGCCGAGCTGCACGCGCTGTGCGCGGGGTCGCCGCTCGCGGTCCGGATCGTCGGCGGGCGGATGGCGGAGAGACCACAGTGGACGGTTGCGCACGTTGTCCGGTCGCTGTCGGCAGGACGGGACCGGTTGCCTTCGCCGGACCGCGCTGTCCGGTCCAGTTTCCTGCTCAGCCACCGGGAACTGCGCCCGGACGCGAAGCAGCTGTTGCGCGCGCTCGGCGCGATGCGCGGCAGCGACTTCCCCGGCTGGGTGGCGACGGCGTTGCTCGGCGGTGACGAGGCGCGGCCGTTGCTCGCCGAACTCGTGGCGCGGCACATGGTTCAGCGCGTCGGCCCGGACAGGTACCGCATGCACGACCTGCTTCGCGCGTTGGCCGAGGACAGCTCGGCGCGGATGCCGGACAACGCGGTCGAACGGGTGCTGGGCGGGTGGTTGTGGCTCGCCGAGTCCGCCGCGAGCCACCTGCCGCCGAACGTCCTGCGCGCCGCGCCGGGAGCGGCGCCACGCTGGCCGATGCCGGGCGCCGGCGTGGACGGCGACTCGCTGACGTGGTTCGACGCCGAACATTCCGCGCTCGAAGCCGCGATCACCCTGGCCGCCGACGTCGGCCTCGGCGGGTTCGCGTGGGAGCTGGCAGCGGTGTGCTCGACGTACTTCGAGCACCGCGGCCTGTTCGACGACTGGCTGCGGTGCTGCCTGCTGGCGTTGCCGGCCGCGCGGCGATCCGGATGCGACCGTGGCGTGGCCGCGCTGCTGCGCAACATCGGGCAGGTGCACATCTTCCACGACCGCTACCCGCAAGCCGCTGCCGCGGTGACCGAGTCGTTCGAGATCAGCGAGCGGATCGGGGACCGGCCGGGGATGGCGCGCGGGCTGTCCGGGCGGGCGATCGTGGCCCGCGAGCTCGACCGGTTCGACGAAGCGATGCCGTACTTCCGGCGCGCGCTGGCGATCTTCACCGAGACGGGTGATCTGCACGGCGCGATCCAGGTGCGCAACAACGTCGCGCAGATCCGCATGCGACAAGGTCTGTTCGACGACGCGCAGGCGTGCCTCGACGAGTCGTTGCGCGCGTGCGCGGTCCTCGACGACGACCACCGCACGGCCAGCGTCCTGCGCGTCTACGGCCGCTTGTGCCTGGAACGGGAGGACGCGCCCGGCGCCGTCGGCCACCTGGGACGCGCACTGGAGATCGTGGACGCGATGCGTGACGAGCGGTGCACCGCGCACGCCCGCCTGCTGCTCGGACGGGCTCACACGATGCTCGGGGACTACGAGGCGGCCCGAAATGCGCTGAGGACGGCGTCTGTCCAATTTGTCGAGACGGGGAACGGGCGCAGTGAGGCAACTTGTGCGCGGCTACTGGGGGAACTATTCCCAGCTCATGACCGATTGTGA